The Phaeodactylum tricornutum CCAP 1055/1 chromosome 6, whole genome shotgun sequence region ACTTTGGGCAAATTGGTGATGATCACGGCCGATTCGAAGGATTCCCGTAACTGTGGGTAATCCGGTTGCGGATCGAGTGGCGTATCGCTAAAGTAGCCGTCCAAttcttcggcttcggccGCTAATTCATCTTCTCTGCTTTGTTCAGTCGCCATCGTGCAGGCTCTTGTAAGACAGTAAAGAGCGCTCGTTGTTTGGTTCTTTCCGGCAACGTGTCGatccttgactgtgagctacAGGTCCATCGTCCCCATCCCAATTCCGTgtggttttggttttgggGTCCATGGCCGCCCAAAATCGAAAGTACAGCCGCTCGTATATGATCTAATCAGGATAGATAGACAGACGGTCTCTACGAGTCTCTGGTTACCCTACCCTAGTATGCCATTGTAGCACTATTTTAAGCCCACAAAGTTAGGGAACATATCATGTCAAAGTATCTGCAAAGTTTTCTTTCGGATGCACAAGTTCCTCTGAGATCCCTCCTCGCTCCagaaaggaaatgaaggaaaCTCACTGTCCATGCCGCCAGCCTTGCTGGATCGACACATGGCAATGAATCTCTTCGGAAAAAGATATTCCTTGGTTTGGTCACTGTCGATGGCAGCCGTTGATACGAAAGCTTACGTGTCCGAGAACGTATGGACACACCATCATCGATGTGCTCGGCTCTCTTCCAAGAAGGGCAGTCGAAACATTATGAACGAGGCAGCCTCACACAAAATCGGACACAGAAATTCTGTTCCCGCCTACTCATTGGCAGGTGCGTTTGTCACCAGATGGAAGCGAGGATGCAATACTCATGCAGACTGTTGTAGTCTAGAACTCATTCCCATTACCAAGAATCGACAGACATCGTATCTCGATCCAGATTATACGCATTCAGCGGGATCCCAAGCCTGGGCGGCTTTGCACGAACGTTTTACAGATAAGCAGGCCCGTGATGCGCTTTTTCAGCCCGAAATTGTTCTACAGTGTCGCGAGGTTGGGCACAGGAGCCTCCGTGTATCACTTTCCAACAAAaccgttgactgtgaaatggATATTGCTTTGGTTGGTGTTTTGGCGCGTGTACTTGTCCAATGGACATTGGAACCAGACGGTGGCAAACCTACTGGCCAATCATGGACCATTACTCTTACTATGGAAGAATCCAGTCTGACTTTGGTAAACGgagtggacgacgaaaatatGAAGGAATTGTTCGCTAAGTACCTGGACCTATCCAGCTCAAGTGTCGAAATTGTAGAAATGATGGACCGGGACGGCAAGATACTTGGAAAAGTCCCACGAAATCTTGTGCATGAATATAATTTGCTGCATCGAGGCGTCGGCGTTTTCATTACACGTGACGTGCCCCTCCAGCTCCCGATCCACGGTGCGAGAAACTCCAGTCCAAGT contains the following coding sequences:
- a CDS encoding predicted protein is translated as MPPALLDRHMAMNLFGKRYSLVWSLSMAAVDTKAYVSENVWTHHHRCARLSSKKGSRNIMNEAASHKIGHRNSVPAYSLADCCSLELIPITKNRQTSYLDPDYTHSAGSQAWAALHERFTDKQARDALFQPEIVLQCREVGHRSLRVSLSNKTVDCEMDIALVGVLARVLVQWTLEPDGGKPTGQSWTITLTMEESSLTLVNGVDDENMKELFAKYLDLSSSSVEIVEMMDRDGKILGKVPRNLVHEYNLLHRGVGVFITRDVPLQLPIHGARNSSPSPTHQPDLYCHRRTSTKRIFPDLYDMFVGGVALAGEDSRRTALREVGEELGLAQGNIGDEAILTCVVCTGYNRCVVDLYCYVMNTMAERVSWQAEEVAWGDFVPFNAVQASVDLSIQRLVSDGSWPGRYPPIQSSYNGVFPKDEFSSIRNWDSWDYVPDGLLVWEAWLRYLKED